A single window of Jiangella alkaliphila DNA harbors:
- a CDS encoding DEAD/DEAH box helicase, with translation MAEPDFAMSRRQLRRARVQSALTMRHQGVNRRKNRDRLLELLALERLDTATSFGHLAEDQVETIVAIALAEVTDDPQDQVFVLLECLNLLIRDGQFARMKLLAARLRSVERAAAAGRPFLELSISAIASSLAGSATRAANDLARGLGPRTRSDERDHGEHTRRDLAVAAAIKSALVDDDASFARRARDLMTRMGDGLGVSLLDSAIAWQSAREGANPLANLVVADPSFEDEKLADYVRRRGIEVLFPPQISAIRNGLTTDEELTVSLPTSSGKTLLAEFKIAATLHRHPEATVIYVAPYRLLSRQVTREFQRHLPRLGHVVQNLGTGYDLDTPSRFGNVLVSTPERLDALLRKAASDAMTADALERCRLVVFDEMHLIGRAGRGPRFEMLLTRLKLRYADMRFLALSAASQGVDEVADWLTDGRLTKGARRPTGTIEVAWRTNGRLIQRVERRTSTGVGDLDRSGKPLDDAALLISRLSPAYRPVLAVCTQRAYAESLATRLVEDDPLGSNLWISELDADQADRLDGAVKLVASMMGPRHPLTVCLRNGVGFHHAGVPSLVLGIIEELAAHRVLRAVSATTTVAEGADLPFLAVVIPHLNFQGSTGKLERDLYLNIIGRAGRVNVAMEGIVFILDSGAPTLRNHISQSLWTTAAVGRVRGQLTSVTDTPRSPDEIAWYGEYESQVMGWLGDGDSYHKDQSTRLAAGTFTYQAGNTSERRYVEGLTQTVLESLEDRGFAVAASPYRLTDRGERARLTGLNPQSVVRLETTLAAGKSGWLPTLADAVELTGAQREQVARTIYESSETMANTLWLRRARKTETARSSYLAEFARMRADEHLDSDIFWAEVSALVLWIAGETLDAIAETMPTFGHTGLFGSSDRSSRVSDVAEYVSRIGYPGSWTWTAAHTLMRELHGLSSPTWISDAIEYGAPTETAVNLQRSGGLSRPGALHLAAALGPSWDTAAELLRQDDGLDVELTAVDQDRLRNLRASLQQEGTE, from the coding sequence GTGGCTGAGCCCGACTTCGCGATGTCGCGCCGACAACTGCGCAGGGCGCGAGTACAGAGCGCGCTCACGATGCGCCATCAGGGAGTCAACCGGCGCAAGAATCGCGATCGGCTGCTTGAACTGCTCGCGCTGGAGCGGCTCGACACAGCTACCTCGTTCGGGCACCTCGCAGAGGACCAGGTCGAGACGATCGTAGCGATCGCTCTCGCCGAGGTTACCGATGATCCGCAGGATCAGGTGTTCGTGCTGCTTGAATGCTTGAACCTTCTCATTCGTGACGGCCAGTTCGCGCGGATGAAGCTGCTCGCCGCCCGTCTGCGGAGCGTGGAGCGGGCCGCGGCAGCCGGGCGGCCATTCCTGGAGCTGAGCATCTCCGCGATCGCATCAAGCCTCGCAGGAAGCGCCACTCGTGCTGCAAACGACCTGGCCCGCGGGCTAGGGCCTCGTACCCGTAGCGACGAGCGAGACCATGGAGAGCACACGCGCCGCGATCTTGCCGTTGCCGCAGCGATCAAGTCGGCGCTCGTCGACGACGACGCCAGCTTCGCCCGGCGAGCAAGGGACCTCATGACCAGGATGGGCGACGGTCTCGGCGTATCACTGCTGGACAGCGCCATCGCCTGGCAAAGTGCCCGCGAGGGGGCCAATCCTCTCGCCAATCTTGTGGTCGCCGATCCAAGCTTTGAGGATGAGAAGCTCGCCGACTATGTGCGACGACGCGGGATCGAGGTGCTCTTCCCGCCGCAGATCTCTGCGATCAGAAATGGCCTTACAACTGATGAGGAACTCACGGTTTCGCTACCCACTTCGAGTGGGAAGACCCTGCTTGCCGAGTTCAAGATCGCAGCCACGTTGCATCGGCACCCCGAAGCCACGGTCATCTACGTCGCTCCATACCGTTTGCTGTCCAGACAGGTCACCCGCGAGTTCCAGCGTCATCTGCCTCGGCTCGGCCACGTTGTACAAAACCTAGGCACCGGCTACGACCTGGACACTCCATCGCGGTTTGGGAATGTGCTAGTGAGCACCCCCGAGCGCTTGGACGCGTTGTTGCGCAAGGCGGCGTCCGACGCCATGACTGCGGACGCGCTCGAACGATGCCGCCTGGTGGTCTTCGATGAGATGCACCTGATCGGCCGAGCGGGACGTGGTCCCAGATTCGAGATGCTCCTGACCCGGCTCAAGCTGCGATACGCGGATATGCGGTTCTTGGCACTATCTGCCGCGAGCCAAGGCGTCGACGAGGTGGCGGACTGGCTGACCGACGGCCGCCTAACCAAGGGTGCGCGCAGACCGACCGGAACCATCGAGGTGGCGTGGCGCACCAACGGTCGACTCATCCAGCGCGTCGAACGCCGCACCTCGACAGGCGTAGGCGACCTTGATCGTTCCGGCAAGCCGCTCGACGATGCCGCGCTGCTGATCTCCCGGCTCTCCCCTGCCTACCGACCGGTCCTGGCCGTGTGCACCCAACGGGCGTACGCCGAGAGCCTCGCCACCCGCCTAGTCGAGGATGACCCCCTCGGGAGCAACCTGTGGATCAGCGAACTCGACGCCGATCAGGCTGACCGTCTCGACGGTGCTGTGAAGCTCGTCGCGTCCATGATGGGTCCCCGGCATCCGCTGACAGTGTGCTTGCGTAACGGCGTCGGGTTCCACCACGCGGGCGTCCCGTCCCTCGTCCTCGGCATCATCGAAGAGCTTGCCGCGCACCGCGTACTCCGTGCCGTCTCGGCGACCACCACTGTGGCCGAGGGCGCCGACCTCCCGTTCCTCGCCGTGGTGATCCCGCATCTGAACTTCCAAGGCAGCACGGGCAAGCTTGAGCGGGACCTGTACCTGAACATCATCGGCCGCGCGGGCCGTGTCAACGTCGCCATGGAAGGCATCGTCTTCATTCTCGACTCCGGCGCTCCGACCCTGCGCAATCACATCTCCCAAAGCCTCTGGACCACCGCTGCGGTGGGCCGCGTGCGAGGCCAGCTCACCAGTGTCACCGACACACCACGGAGCCCGGACGAGATCGCCTGGTACGGGGAGTACGAATCACAGGTCATGGGGTGGCTCGGAGACGGCGACAGCTACCACAAAGATCAGTCCACGCGGCTGGCGGCGGGCACGTTCACCTATCAAGCCGGCAACACCTCCGAACGTCGCTATGTCGAAGGGCTCACCCAGACGGTCCTCGAATCGCTTGAGGACCGTGGGTTCGCGGTCGCGGCCAGCCCATACCGCCTCACCGACAGAGGCGAGCGAGCCCGGCTCACCGGACTCAACCCCCAGAGCGTCGTCCGCCTCGAAACCACACTGGCAGCCGGGAAGTCGGGATGGCTCCCGACCCTGGCGGACGCCGTCGAACTGACAGGCGCACAGCGCGAACAGGTCGCACGCACCATCTACGAGTCATCCGAGACCATGGCCAACACACTGTGGCTACGGCGCGCTCGCAAGACCGAGACGGCCCGGTCTTCATATCTGGCCGAATTCGCACGCATGCGCGCCGACGAACACCTGGACAGCGACATCTTCTGGGCCGAGGTCAGCGCCCTAGTGCTCTGGATCGCTGGCGAGACGCTCGACGCAATCGCCGAGACTATGCCGACGTTCGGTCATACCGGTCTCTTCGGGAGCAGCGATCGGTCCAGCCGGGTGTCCGACGTCGCGGAATATGTCTCTCGAATAGGCTACCCCGGCAGCTGGACCTGGACTGCCGCCCACACGCTCATGCGCGAGCTCCACGGCCTCAGCAGCCCAACCTGGATCTCCGACGCTATCGAGTATGGAGCGCCAACCGAGACAGCCGTGAACCTGCAGCGCTCGGGTGGGCTGTCTCGCCCCGGAGCTCTTCACCTAGCCGCCGCGCTCGGCCCCTCCTGGGACACGGCAGCCGAGCTCCTACGACAGGACGACGGCCTTGATGTCGAACTGACAGCCGTCGACCAGGACCGGCTGCGAAACCTGCGCGCCTCATTACAGCAGGAAGGAACCGAATGA
- a CDS encoding tyrosine-type recombinase/integrase, giving the protein MGFVRKTTAGTYRASWRDPSGGQRSKSFPTKREASRFLAEVESAKNHGLYVDPRAGRVRLSDYAATWVAGRASATTTTVRTDSVLRTHVLPRWGPVPLDKIDHSSVQRWVSELNATRSPATVRKCFHVLAGIMRLAVRDRLLAFNPCEGVQLPAIRRSDTDERTISREGFLSQLLPVIPERHRALVALAGGTGLRWGECAGLRWDAVDLDAEEVHVVRVAVEVAGAVTTKPFPKSRAGRRVVPLPPFVVKALRDHRRRYGQGDAGEVFTNQAGGPVRRTLFRVRVWRPALVRAGLLGKVVQEGESVYRGVWQDDAGREQTETFETEAAAVKEVSRRATGGLRFHDLRHSYATWLVSDGVPVNDVQRVMGHEQATTTLNLYTHDSGSARTRVRGLFDAFSLPRPADETGPGHENSSEDDL; this is encoded by the coding sequence ATGGGCTTCGTACGCAAGACGACGGCCGGCACCTACCGTGCCTCGTGGCGTGATCCGTCCGGAGGGCAGCGGTCGAAGTCGTTCCCGACCAAGCGTGAGGCGTCCCGTTTCCTCGCTGAGGTCGAGTCGGCCAAGAACCACGGGCTCTACGTCGATCCTCGTGCCGGGCGCGTCCGTCTGAGCGACTATGCGGCGACGTGGGTCGCTGGGCGGGCGAGCGCCACGACGACCACCGTGCGTACGGACTCGGTTCTCCGGACTCATGTGCTGCCCCGGTGGGGGCCGGTGCCGCTGGACAAGATCGACCACTCGTCGGTCCAGCGCTGGGTGTCAGAGCTGAACGCCACCCGCTCGCCGGCCACAGTGCGCAAGTGCTTCCACGTGCTCGCGGGCATCATGCGGCTCGCCGTCCGTGACCGGCTCCTGGCCTTCAACCCGTGCGAGGGCGTCCAGCTCCCAGCGATCCGTCGTTCGGACACTGACGAGCGCACGATCAGCCGTGAGGGGTTCCTGAGCCAGCTCCTGCCCGTCATCCCCGAGCGTCACCGCGCCCTGGTGGCACTGGCAGGCGGAACCGGGCTGCGGTGGGGCGAGTGCGCCGGCCTCCGCTGGGACGCCGTGGACCTGGACGCCGAGGAGGTCCACGTCGTGCGAGTCGCGGTCGAGGTCGCCGGGGCCGTCACGACCAAGCCGTTCCCGAAGTCGCGCGCCGGCCGCCGCGTCGTCCCGCTCCCGCCGTTCGTCGTCAAGGCGCTGCGCGACCACCGTCGCCGCTACGGCCAGGGTGACGCTGGGGAGGTGTTCACGAACCAGGCCGGGGGACCGGTGCGGCGAACCCTGTTCCGCGTCCGGGTGTGGCGTCCCGCGCTCGTCCGGGCCGGGCTGCTGGGCAAGGTGGTCCAGGAGGGCGAGAGCGTCTACCGGGGCGTCTGGCAGGACGACGCCGGGCGGGAGCAGACGGAGACCTTCGAGACCGAGGCCGCCGCCGTCAAAGAGGTCTCCCGTCGAGCCACCGGCGGGCTGCGCTTCCACGACCTGCGCCACTCGTACGCGACCTGGCTGGTCTCCGACGGCGTGCCCGTCAACGACGTCCAGCGGGTCATGGGGCACGAGCAGGCGACGACGACGCTCAACCTCTACACGCACGACTCGGGAAGCGCCCGCACCAGAGTGAGGGGACTGTTCGATGCCTTTTCGCTGCCTCGGCCCGCTGACGAGACCGGCCCCGGACATGAAAACAGCTCAGAGGATGACCTCTGA
- a CDS encoding helix-turn-helix domain-containing protein: MPDNVIRLDAHRPPGQHPRVDALVYSVAEVAELLNLALGGTYALVRSGDIPARKLGGRWVIPKQAFHDWLETVTIEPDPEPGPPLPGQDGLF, from the coding sequence ATGCCCGACAACGTGATCCGCCTCGACGCCCACCGGCCGCCAGGACAACATCCCCGCGTCGACGCGCTCGTCTACTCCGTCGCTGAGGTGGCGGAGCTGCTGAACCTCGCCCTCGGCGGCACCTACGCCCTCGTACGGTCCGGCGACATCCCGGCACGCAAGCTCGGCGGGCGATGGGTCATCCCCAAACAGGCGTTCCACGACTGGCTCGAGACCGTCACCATCGAGCCCGACCCGGAGCCCGGACCGCCGCTCCCCGGCCAGGACGGGCTGTTCTGA
- a CDS encoding replication initiator has protein sequence MVLGPALSDELVRGAAVLVGACVRPVLSRVTDTTTGDVRTVTIACGATREVICPSCADRARRLRMQQCREGWHLDTEPELDDPDASESDDEAPADDNEDDATERRVRSTRRREDVPDLPRLPVSGHTVGRTFEAPDGKTYRPSMFLTLTMPSYGRVTDEGVPVDPARYDYRRAALDAMHFPKLVDRFWQNLRRATGYNVQYFAAVEPQRRLAPHLHAAIRGAIPRKLIKQVAAATYHQVWWPGIDYSHHYRAGRPAWDEEQGGYVEDGGWMLPTWDEAMDYVDNGDGLDVGEEPEPVHVLRFGVQVDLQGILAGTPAADRRVGYLTKYLTKSIAEPLDIDDPHRISAARRAHIDRLAEEVRWLPCSPTCANWLRYGTQPKNARPGMEPGRCPSKAHDRDHLGLGGRRVLVSRKWTGKTLTEHRADRAAVVRAVLAEAGIEMDDHDQFSATATAPDGKARYVWTPVRPVDPDAPSYVWAVAKSIEQRRRWREQYDAAKQATGPPSGDVSATDPSSPEGTPPCPTT, from the coding sequence ATGGTGCTCGGTCCTGCGCTCTCCGACGAGCTGGTCCGCGGTGCCGCCGTGCTCGTAGGCGCCTGCGTACGCCCGGTCCTGTCCCGAGTGACCGACACGACGACCGGAGACGTGCGGACCGTGACGATCGCGTGCGGCGCGACCCGTGAAGTGATCTGCCCGTCGTGTGCGGACCGGGCTCGCCGGTTGCGGATGCAGCAGTGCCGTGAGGGCTGGCACCTCGACACCGAACCCGAGCTCGACGACCCCGACGCCTCTGAGAGCGACGACGAGGCCCCTGCGGACGACAACGAGGACGACGCGACGGAACGGCGTGTGCGGTCCACCAGGCGGCGTGAGGACGTGCCGGACCTGCCTCGGCTGCCGGTCTCTGGTCACACCGTCGGGCGGACGTTCGAGGCTCCGGACGGCAAGACCTACCGGCCGTCGATGTTCCTCACCCTGACGATGCCGTCCTACGGACGCGTGACCGACGAGGGCGTCCCCGTCGACCCGGCGCGGTACGACTACCGGCGCGCCGCCCTGGACGCGATGCACTTCCCGAAGCTCGTCGACCGGTTCTGGCAGAACCTCCGCCGCGCGACCGGCTACAACGTGCAGTACTTCGCCGCCGTCGAACCGCAACGGCGGCTCGCACCGCATCTGCACGCAGCCATCCGCGGTGCTATCCCTCGCAAGCTCATCAAGCAGGTCGCGGCGGCCACGTATCACCAGGTCTGGTGGCCCGGCATCGACTACAGCCACCACTACCGCGCCGGGCGGCCTGCGTGGGACGAGGAACAGGGCGGTTACGTCGAGGACGGCGGCTGGATGCTGCCGACCTGGGACGAGGCGATGGACTACGTCGACAACGGCGACGGTCTCGACGTCGGTGAAGAACCAGAGCCGGTCCACGTGCTGCGCTTCGGCGTCCAGGTCGACCTGCAAGGCATCCTCGCCGGTACGCCGGCCGCTGACCGCCGCGTCGGCTACCTGACGAAGTACCTCACCAAGTCCATCGCCGAACCGCTCGACATCGACGACCCGCACCGCATCTCGGCCGCTCGCCGCGCCCACATCGACCGGCTCGCCGAGGAAGTCCGCTGGCTCCCGTGCTCGCCGACGTGCGCGAACTGGCTGCGCTACGGCACCCAGCCGAAGAACGCCAGACCGGGCATGGAACCCGGCCGCTGCCCGTCCAAGGCCCACGACCGCGACCACCTCGGGCTCGGCGGCCGCCGCGTCCTCGTCTCGCGCAAGTGGACCGGCAAGACGCTGACCGAGCACCGCGCCGACCGGGCCGCCGTCGTCCGCGCCGTCCTCGCCGAAGCCGGCATCGAGATGGACGACCACGACCAGTTCTCGGCGACCGCCACCGCACCGGACGGTAAGGCTCGCTACGTCTGGACCCCGGTCCGTCCCGTCGACCCCGACGCGCCCTCCTACGTGTGGGCCGTCGCCAAGTCGATCGAACAGCGCCGCCGCTGGCGCGAGCAGTACGACGCCGCGAAACAAGCCACCGGGCCGCCGTCCGGTGATGTTTCGGCAACCGACCCGTCCTCCCCGGAAGGAACCCCGCCATGCCCGACAACGTGA
- a CDS encoding GntR family transcriptional regulator yields MADFRGRPAYLQIADDIRSQILDGTLQAEDRLPSEADLMADYGVSRIVVRNAVEVLRSEGLVVKQQGRGSFVRAQRPQRTRVVGDLYSERPEASPFAASARASGQVPEWEYQTRRTTASKTIADRLGIQAGDPVMRTSYRFFADGEPAMLSTSFEPLVITEGTPVEQPEGGPVTGVVPRMDAIGIHITHVVEDVTGRSARPYEAETLKVPVGVPILAIERTYFAKSRPVETADIVVSSDRYVLSYRLPVPPRKD; encoded by the coding sequence GTGGCGGACTTCAGGGGTCGCCCTGCCTACCTGCAGATCGCTGACGACATCCGCAGCCAGATCCTCGACGGCACGTTGCAGGCCGAGGACCGGTTGCCCAGCGAAGCCGACCTCATGGCCGACTACGGCGTCTCACGCATCGTCGTGCGCAACGCCGTCGAAGTCCTCCGGTCCGAAGGGCTCGTGGTCAAGCAGCAGGGGCGCGGCAGCTTCGTCCGAGCGCAGCGGCCACAGCGCACCCGCGTCGTCGGCGACCTCTACAGCGAACGCCCCGAAGCCTCACCCTTCGCCGCATCCGCCCGAGCATCCGGTCAAGTGCCGGAATGGGAGTACCAGACCCGCCGCACCACCGCATCCAAGACGATCGCCGACCGGCTCGGCATCCAGGCCGGCGACCCGGTGATGCGGACCAGCTACCGCTTCTTCGCCGACGGCGAGCCCGCGATGCTCTCCACCTCGTTCGAGCCGCTGGTCATCACCGAGGGCACACCCGTCGAGCAACCCGAAGGCGGCCCCGTCACCGGCGTCGTGCCCCGCATGGACGCCATCGGTATCCACATCACCCACGTCGTCGAGGACGTCACCGGACGGTCCGCGCGGCCTTATGAGGCCGAGACGCTGAAGGTCCCGGTCGGCGTGCCCATCCTCGCGATCGAACGCACCTACTTCGCGAAGAGCCGGCCCGTCGAGACCGCCGACATCGTCGTCTCCTCCGACCGCTACGTCCTGTCCTATCGCCTACCCGTACCACCAAGGAAGGACTAG
- a CDS encoding DUF6414 family protein gives MVLREFLYLDIDKVRGLAAQLYEGVVESTTESSDDGKETGVGVGPLKYGRRWGSTAVLQKSMADALFPTLESDLEAEGVLRDASADLADNRGWVNLRNTAPVGSLIRLSGQAALFDARYFASVLSNMVVVGQGVGEVTGASATGDQSHQQGLPPKAKPPAQKRAERDARRGEGLANAPELLESLIPPGPIPLLGDSVTREQIVGMVKIARGVFTPGLHLTMYCAGIDGPPISARLEEGRRFLDSEPDVLFQRYGVAPLDWTLVGIVGHHGAKPPSSQFPSLTEPDGQTVSRGRTAAGLNQFISFIANLGFADLPRDPGFSIVPLAVYRVLGGSDLPPAAEG, from the coding sequence ATGGTTCTTCGTGAGTTCCTCTACCTGGACATCGACAAGGTACGAGGTTTGGCCGCGCAGTTGTACGAAGGTGTGGTCGAGAGCACCACCGAAAGCTCCGACGACGGCAAGGAGACTGGTGTCGGCGTTGGGCCCCTGAAGTACGGCCGGAGGTGGGGTAGCACGGCCGTTCTTCAGAAGTCCATGGCGGATGCTCTCTTTCCCACGCTAGAGAGCGACTTGGAAGCCGAAGGAGTGCTGCGAGATGCTTCGGCTGATTTGGCTGACAACCGTGGATGGGTGAATCTTCGGAATACTGCCCCAGTAGGCTCGCTAATTCGCTTGAGCGGCCAAGCGGCGCTATTCGACGCCCGGTACTTTGCCAGCGTGCTCTCCAACATGGTTGTGGTGGGACAAGGCGTCGGAGAAGTCACTGGAGCAAGTGCCACAGGCGATCAGTCCCATCAGCAAGGTCTACCTCCCAAGGCCAAGCCTCCTGCTCAGAAAAGGGCAGAGCGGGACGCTCGGCGGGGAGAAGGTCTAGCCAATGCACCGGAGTTGCTCGAAAGTCTGATACCGCCTGGTCCAATTCCCTTGTTGGGTGATTCCGTTACGCGTGAGCAGATCGTCGGAATGGTCAAGATCGCACGTGGTGTTTTCACGCCCGGACTACATCTCACGATGTACTGTGCCGGGATCGACGGCCCACCCATTTCCGCGCGACTGGAAGAAGGGCGGAGGTTTCTTGATTCCGAGCCAGATGTTCTGTTCCAGCGCTACGGCGTCGCCCCGCTGGATTGGACCCTCGTCGGAATCGTGGGCCATCACGGCGCAAAGCCGCCGAGTAGCCAGTTCCCGTCACTGACCGAGCCTGATGGTCAGACGGTGTCGCGCGGCCGCACGGCTGCGGGGCTCAACCAGTTCATTTCATTCATCGCCAATCTCGGGTTCGCAGATCTTCCACGGGATCCGGGATTCTCCATTGTCCCATTGGCTGTCTACCGTGTCTTGGGCGGATCAGACCTTCCGCCTGCAGCAGAGGGATAA
- a CDS encoding PIN domain-containing protein has product MGITYDTGALVAAEANRVDIWALHRGALRHEIRPVVPAAVLAQAWRGGPQHQLSRLLRGCRIEPVTEQLAREAGAACAAARTSDVVDATVVISALSRGDLVVTSDPGDLARLADALNKPINLHSV; this is encoded by the coding sequence ATGGGCATCACCTACGACACCGGCGCGTTGGTCGCGGCGGAAGCGAACCGAGTCGACATCTGGGCGCTCCATCGTGGCGCGCTGCGCCACGAGATCCGCCCCGTCGTCCCCGCCGCCGTCCTGGCGCAGGCATGGCGAGGCGGCCCACAGCATCAGCTCTCACGCTTGCTGCGCGGCTGCAGGATCGAGCCCGTAACCGAACAGCTCGCCCGCGAGGCCGGCGCTGCATGCGCAGCCGCAAGAACGAGCGACGTCGTCGACGCCACCGTCGTCATCTCCGCGCTCTCACGCGGCGACCTCGTCGTCACCAGCGACCCCGGCGACCTCGCCCGCCTGGCCGACGCCCTCAACAAGCCCATCAACCTGCACTCTGTGTAG
- a CDS encoding type II toxin-antitoxin system Phd/YefM family antitoxin produces the protein MSEMPVQDAKDHLSEVISRATSTGEVIYLTDHGERLAAIMPAERAAVLDGLLAVEEFEAEHGPIPADEARKAHDVLVREGVITD, from the coding sequence ATGTCCGAGATGCCGGTGCAGGACGCGAAGGATCACCTCAGCGAGGTGATCAGCCGAGCCACGTCCACCGGGGAGGTCATCTACCTGACCGACCACGGGGAGCGCCTGGCCGCCATCATGCCGGCGGAACGCGCCGCCGTTCTCGATGGCCTGCTGGCCGTTGAGGAGTTCGAGGCCGAGCACGGACCGATCCCCGCCGACGAGGCACGCAAGGCGCACGACGTGCTGGTCCGCGAGGGCGTTATCACTGACTGA
- a CDS encoding response regulator, whose product MSIRVVVADDQDLVRTGLVMILGAQPDIEVVGEAADGLAALDLATRLRPDVLLVGIRMPGLDGIEVTRRLAGPDVTDPMAVVVITTFDLDEYVLGALRAGARGFLLKDAGPELLVQALHAAANGDALIAPNVTRRLLATFADQAPVVPVQPIDPLTEREEEVLALVARGRTNAEIATELFVGLSTVKTHVASLMTKLGVRNRVEIAMWAYDTRRMRAT is encoded by the coding sequence ATGAGCATCCGTGTCGTCGTGGCCGACGACCAGGACTTGGTCCGGACCGGGCTGGTGATGATCCTCGGCGCGCAACCCGACATCGAGGTCGTGGGGGAGGCAGCAGACGGGCTCGCAGCGCTCGACCTGGCGACCCGGCTGCGTCCCGATGTCCTCCTCGTCGGCATCCGGATGCCCGGGCTCGACGGCATCGAGGTGACGCGGCGCCTGGCCGGGCCAGACGTGACGGACCCGATGGCGGTCGTCGTGATCACCACCTTCGACCTCGATGAGTACGTCCTCGGCGCCCTACGCGCCGGCGCCCGCGGCTTCCTGCTCAAAGACGCTGGGCCGGAGCTCCTCGTGCAGGCTCTCCACGCGGCGGCCAACGGGGACGCGCTGATCGCCCCCAACGTCACACGCCGGCTGCTGGCGACCTTCGCCGACCAGGCGCCGGTGGTACCGGTCCAGCCCATCGACCCGCTCACCGAGCGCGAGGAGGAGGTGCTCGCGCTGGTCGCACGGGGCCGGACCAACGCCGAGATCGCCACCGAGCTCTTCGTCGGCCTGAGCACGGTCAAGACCCACGTCGCATCGTTGATGACCAAGCTCGGCGTCCGCAACCGCGTCGAGATCGCGATGTGGGCATACGACACCAGACGCATGAGAGCCACGTAA
- a CDS encoding sensor histidine kinase, whose translation MVTVRRSIWHEPRPADAPPIGRLDWLLVGVFAAAALVEGIARPGLAWQPLVTVLALALMPALLWRRGRPLMAALVGWGVVGLLSVLQLTAHAGDLGLYSMMAVLILLYSLVRWGSGREMVLGTAFVTVVVALGMYVSSAGWADVFGGSVLLLLFVALAAVFRYRADLWHRQQREIRNQERVGLARELHDTVAHHVSAIAVQAQAGGVVAGIEPEKAAEVLAAIESEASRTLAEMRSMVRLLRDEEAVAYSPQLGVADLPALARADATPTVEVSLDGSLTRLARPVDAALYRIAQESLTNAVRHARSATRVGIDVRREGDAVRLRVSDDGQTEPGSAREPGFGLLGMAERAQLLGGSLSAGPGPEGGWVVEAVLPVEAPA comes from the coding sequence GTGGTCACCGTCCGGCGCTCCATCTGGCATGAGCCGCGGCCTGCTGACGCCCCACCCATCGGTCGGCTCGACTGGCTGCTGGTGGGCGTGTTCGCGGCCGCCGCCTTGGTCGAGGGCATCGCTCGGCCGGGCTTGGCCTGGCAACCCCTTGTGACGGTGCTCGCCCTGGCGCTGATGCCTGCCCTGCTCTGGCGGCGGGGTCGCCCGCTGATGGCCGCCCTGGTCGGGTGGGGCGTCGTCGGGCTGCTCTCGGTCCTCCAGCTGACTGCGCACGCCGGGGACCTCGGCCTCTACTCCATGATGGCCGTCCTGATCCTGCTCTACTCCCTGGTGCGGTGGGGCTCGGGCCGGGAGATGGTCTTGGGGACGGCGTTCGTGACAGTCGTCGTCGCGCTGGGGATGTACGTCTCCTCCGCGGGCTGGGCCGACGTTTTCGGCGGGAGCGTCCTCCTGCTGTTGTTCGTCGCCCTCGCGGCGGTGTTCCGCTACCGCGCGGACCTCTGGCATCGCCAACAGCGCGAGATCCGCAATCAGGAGCGGGTGGGGCTGGCTCGCGAGCTGCACGACACCGTGGCCCACCACGTCTCGGCCATCGCGGTGCAGGCGCAGGCCGGTGGCGTGGTTGCCGGCATCGAGCCTGAGAAGGCTGCCGAGGTCCTGGCCGCGATCGAGTCTGAAGCGTCGCGAACCCTGGCGGAGATGAGATCCATGGTGCGGTTGCTGCGTGACGAGGAAGCCGTCGCCTACTCACCGCAACTGGGTGTCGCGGACCTGCCTGCTCTGGCGCGCGCCGACGCGACGCCCACCGTCGAGGTCTCGCTGGACGGTTCGTTGACCCGGCTGGCACGACCCGTGGACGCCGCGCTCTACCGGATCGCGCAGGAGTCGCTGACCAACGCCGTACGGCACGCCCGCAGCGCGACCCGCGTCGGGATCGACGTACGCCGAGAGGGCGACGCAGTCAGGCTGCGTGTCAGCGACGATGGACAGACCGAGCCGGGGTCAGCCCGGGAGCCTGGGTTCGGCCTGTTGGGCATGGCCGAACGCGCCCAGCTCCTCGGCGGATCGCTCTCCGCGGGGCCGGGGCCCGAGGGTGGCTGGGTGGTCGAGGCCGTGCTGCCGGTGGAGGCGCCGGCATGA